Part of the Deltaproteobacteria bacterium genome, AGGTGATGGCTTACGAAGGTTTCCATTATTTCCACCGCCTGGGAAAGGGCGGGTTCCGGGCAGCCCGCATTTTCGCTGCAGGGCTCCGTTTTGGACGCGAAATCCAGAAACCGCAGGGCCTCGGCCCGAACCTCCCTTGAAGCTCCCCCGCAGGCCCGGCACACGATGCCTCCGGCATGGAGGTCAAAGCCCGTGCGGGTGGCGTTTTCCGGGAGCCGCACCCCGCATTTCACGCAGGCGTCGAGCCTGGGCCTCATTCCGGCCAGGGCCAGGAAGCGCGCCAGAAAGCCCGCGTGGACTATCGCAAGCTCCTCCGCCGGTTTTTGCGACAAGGCCCCAAGGGACCCTGTGAATAGGGTGAAGACTGCCTCCGCGCATTCCCCTTCGGGCAGCCACTTGTCGAGGATCTCCGCCCACAGGCTTGCCAGGGCGAAACGCAAAACGTCCCTTCGGATGCCCTCGAAGGCCTCAAGCTGGACCGATTCCGACAGCACGGGAAGGCTCCCGCCCCGCGCGGACCGCGCGTAAACCACATCGGCGAGGCCCAGAAGCTCGAGGCTTCCCCCGAAGCGGCGGCGGCTCTTTTTGGCGGCCCTGGCCATAACCGCCACCTTGCCCGCGCTCTCGGTGAAAAGGCTTACGATCAGGTCCGTTTCCGCGTAGGGGGTGATCCTTATGGGCACGGCCCTGGTTTTTACGGGTTCCAAGGGTTTCAGTCCCGGTTTTGCTAAACAGTCGAGATAATTTCAAAACCCTGTAAAACGGCGTGGATCGTAGGTTGGGCCGCACTGCGTTTGGCCCAACCTACGGGAGGTTTTGCAATTACCTCAGCCAATAAAAAGCCAAGCATAATGCCCGTTTAAAAACTCCATTTTCGACGGCCTGTCTCAGGGGAGCTTCACGTTCACCGCCTGCCCCGCCCTTGCCGCCACCGTGACGGGTTTGCCGTCCAGGCTCAGACGGACAGCCTGTGGGCTCCCCACCAGAAGGTTGAATTCGCGCTTGGCGGTCAGGCTGATGGTCTGGCCGGGCTTGAGCGAAAAGCGCCTGATTTCGACTCCGTCGGCCATGGCCCTCACCCAGGTTTCCGAAACGGCGGTGATCCTAAGGTGAAGGAGCCGCCCGGACTGCGTTTCGGTCCTCGCCGCCGCACGGACCGGGGGCATGGACTTTTGCGCTCCGGGATTCCGCTCCGCCTCGTCGCCCGGAAGGCAGATCATGATGACCAGCACCGTGACAAGAAGCGTGAAGGCCGCAAGAACCCCAAGCTGGATCAGCCAAGTCGTAGCGCTTGCCGCGTGGAAGCCCTTCCGGGCCGGTGGAAGGGCCTTCAAAAGGGCCTTCCCGTACAGGGCCAGGATTTTTTCGGTGTCGGCCCCGATCGCTTCGGCGTAGGCTTTCACGAAGCCCTTTACAAAGGCCGGGGGCGGAAGGCTATCCCAGTCCTCCTTTTCCAGAAGAAGAAGGGTGGCCTGGGTGATCCGGGTCTTTCGGCTCACGTCGGAAAGAGTGAGGCCCTTTTCCTCCCTTTTCGCCTTGAGATGGCTTCCGAAGGAAACGCGAGGCTCGTTTGGCTCCCAACCTGTTTCCTTCACCTTTGCTTACCGTATGACCTTTATGTGCGCCTTCTTTTTGAGAGACGCAACCCAAGTCGTGTAGCGCTCGTTTACGGCCTTGTTGTGAATGGCCCGCCGGATTTCCGGGGTGGCCTCGGCAAGGCTTTTGCCGGAGCTTTTCGTTACGCTGTCCAGGAAAATCACCGCCTGGCCGGTGGGAGTTTGAAGAGGAGCGGAAATGTCGCCCTCTTTCATGACGGCCACTTTTTCCTGGTAAAAGGGGGCCAGGTCGGAAAGCAACCAGAAACCCAGGTCGCTCACTTCCACCTTGGGAAGGCCTTGGCCGAACCTTTTGCCCACGTCGGTTATGGAAACCGCCTGGGCAAGCGCCGTGCGGGCTTCGAGGAGCCTTGCAGCGCCTTCCTCCCCGCCCGCCGGGTCGGCGGAAAGGCTCCAGATATGGTAGGTGGACTTTCCCTCGAACCTGTCCCTGTGTTCCTCGTAGAATTTTTTGATTTCGTCCTCGGTCACCACTATGCGCGAGGCAACCTCCCTTTCCATGAGCCTCGCCCGCAGAAGGCTCTCCCTCTGGGCCTTGCGGAAGCCCTCCATGGTCATGCCCTGGGCCTTGAGGGCCGCAAGAAGGTCTTCTGCGGTCATGGAGTTTTCCTGCTTCAATTGCTCTATGTAGGCATCCAGGTCCTTTTCGTCCACCTTTATTCCAAGGCGAAGGCTTTCCTGGTCAACGAGCTTTCTTTCTATGAGGCCGTTTATGGCCTCTTCCCTGATTTTGAAGATGAGCGCCTGCTCCTCCTCGTAATCCAGGTGCTGGGACCTGATTTCACGGACATAGGGCGCTATTGCCAGGTCCAGCTCGGAAAGTTTCACTATGTCGTTGTTGACCACCGCCACCGCGCGATCCACCAGCCGCGCCCGGGCAGTGGCCGGAAGAACGGCGGATGCCGTGAACCCGGCTATTGCCAGAAGGAAAAAAAGTGCGGATGCTTTGGGAAGGAAGAATTTTGCGGCGTTTTGGCGCATTGGCCTAGGGCTCCTTTGGAGGTCTGTGGGCGGGGATTACAACCCATTTGAATCTTTACAGTTAACACGGCGGGCCAATTCTTTCAATACGTTTTTGGCCGAACTCACCCGGCTCCTGACGTCATCGCCCGCTATGGCCACCCGGATGCCTCCATCCGGGGTGATTTTGACGGTCCCCTTCGACTGCGAGGCCATTTCCAGTATCCCCTGGGGACGGGCCATGTGGTCGGGGGAAAAGAGGAGGTTCAAGTAAATTCCGGCAAGGTCCAGACGCCTGACCCCCGCGTCCCGGCACATGATTTTGAGCATTATCTTGTAAAGAAGCTGGGAGGCCGGGGCCGGAAGCCTTCCGAAGCGGTCGGAGAGCTCCTTCATGAAGCTTCCCACCTGGCTCACTTCGTTCATGCGGGCCAGCCGCCTGTAGCATAAAAGCCTCTGGTCCGCGTCAGGAACCATGTCGATGGGAAGGAAGGCGTCGAAATCCACGCTTATTTCGGGCTCCAGCACCTCCTCCACCTTTTCGCCCTTGAGGCGCGACACGGCCTCCTCCATGAGCCTTAGGTACATCTCGTAGCCCACCGCCGCAACGTGGCCGCTCTGGCTGGCCCCCAGCACCGTGCCGCCGCCGCGTATCTGAAGGTCGCTCATGGCTATGGCGAAGCCCGCCCCAAGGTCCCGATGCTCCATCAGGACCTTCAACCTGCGCTGGGCGTCCCGGGTCATCTCGGTGTCCGGGGGGATGAGGAGGTAGGCGAAGGCCGCATCCTCGCCCCGGCCCACCCGGCCCCGAAGCTGGTACATCTGGGCCAGGCCGAAGTGGTCGGCCTTGTTGATGATGATGGTGTTGGCCGCAGGGATGTCGAGGCCCGATTCAATGATTGAGGTGCATACCAGTACGTCCGCCTGGCGCTCTATGAAGCGCATCATGATCTTTGCCAGGTCGTCTTCGGGAAGTTGCCCGTGGGCCACGGCGAACCGGGCTTCGGGGACCAGGTCGTGAAGGCGGCGGGCCATGGCGTGGATGCTGGCCACCCTGTTGTGCACGAAAAACACCTGTCCCTGCCGGGCCAGCTCCTTTCTTATGGCGTCGGCCACCAGGGCGTCCTCGAAGGGGGTGACGTAGGTGGTGATGGGGCGGCGCTGTTCGGGCGGCGTGTTGATGACCGAGATGTCGCGTATGCCGGAAAGCGACATGTTCAGCGTGCGCGGAATGGGCGTGGCGGTTAAGGCCAATACGTCCACTGTTGCGCGGAATTTTTTGAGCTTTTCCTTGTGGCTTACGCCGAAGCGCTGCTCCTCGTCGATCATGAGAAGCCCCAAGTCCCTGAATTCAACGTCCTTTGAAATGAGCCTGTGGGTTCCTATGGCGATGTCGACCCTGCCCTCCGAGATTCCGGCGATTATCTCCTTCTGCTCCTTGGCGCTCCGAAAGCGGTTGAGGCAGGCCACCTTCACCGGGTAGCCCCGGTACCGGGCCAGGAAGGTGCGGTAGTGCTGCTCCGCAAGGATGGTGGTGGGGGCCAGGAAGGCCACCTGCTTTCCGTCCGCTATGGCCTTGAAGGAGGCCCGGAGCGCCACCTCGGTCTTGCCGTAGCCTACGTCCCCGCACACCAGCCGGTCCATGGGCTGGCCCTTTTCCATGTCCGCCAGCACCTCGTCTATGGTGCGGGCCTGGTCCGGGGTCTCCTCGTAGGCAAAGCCTGCCTCGAACTCGGCGAAATACTCGTCCGGCGCGGAAAAGGCGTAGCCCTGGCGAACCTTGCGGGCCGCGTAGAGGTCCAGGAGGTCCCTGGCGATTTTTTCGACGTCCTTCTTGACCTTGTGCTTGACCTTCTCCCAGCTTCCGCCCCCCAGCTTGTCCAGGGGTGGGCCAGCCTCGGAAACCCCCCGGAATTTCTGGACCAGGTTCGAGCGGTCTACCGGCAGATAGAGCCGGTCGTTGTCCTTATAGGAGAGAATCAGGAAATCGGCGGAAACCTCGTTCACCTTCATGGTGCAAAGGCCCTCGTACCGGGCGATTCCGTGATCGACGTGCACCACGTAATCGCCCTGGTTCAGGCTTCCCAGGTCCAGAAGCTCGGTCCGGGGGCGCTCGGCCACCGACTTTTCCGTGCGGCGGCGGGAGCCGAAGATTTCAGCGTCCGTTATGAAGGCGAGCTTTTCCGACACCCACTGAAAGCCCGACGAAAGCCTGCCCAGGGCTATTCTCACCGGGTTTTCGCCGGAAAGATCGCCAAAGGGCGTCCAGTTGCGGGCCGTGGCCACGTGATAGGGCAGGAGGATGCTTTCCAGGCGCTTGGCCTGCTCCTTGCCCGGAACGGTCAGCACCGTCACCGCGCCCGCCTTTACGAGGGCCGCGATCCTGTCAGCAAGAGGGGCAAGGGGCCTTTCGTGTTCCCGGCTCAAGGACAGCTCGTGTTTCAGGCCCTGGTTGTCGGCCACTGAAAACGAAAACACCCTTTTGACCCCGCCCTCGGTTTCGGGCTCGTTCAAGGGCATTGCGCTCACGTTCAGGGCAACGAAATCCTTGATGTTTTTCTCCAGCTCGGAGGCGGTGAGCCAGGCTGCGGAAGGGGACAGGCACATCCTTTTTTCCGCGATGCTGGTCTCGTAATAGGCCTCGGCCTTTCCCAGGACCTGGGCCGCCCGGTCGGAAAATTCGGCGGGCTCCACTGCCACGCACAGCATGTTCGGGGGCAGGTAGTCGAAAACCGTGGTGGTGCGATGGTACAGGAGGGGCAGGAAGGCCTCGATTCCAGGAAACCGGCCCTCGTCTTTTATCTTCTGGATGAGCTCGCGCACCTGGCTTATGGAAAGCCCCCTGGTGAGGGCCTCCTCCCGAACCCTGTTCACCACCCTTGGGAGGTTTTCGGGCGCGATCACCGCCTCACCGGCGGGCAGGATCACGGCCTCGTCCAGCTTTTTTATGGTGCGCTGGGTGGAGGATGAAAAAAGCCTTATGGAGTCCACCGTGTCGCCGAAAAACTCCAGGCGCAGCGGGTCGGTGTAGCCGGGCGGAAAAACATCGACTATCCCGCCCCTCACCGAAAACTCGCCCGGGGACTCCACAATAAGGGAGGCGGTGTAGCCGCCCCAGGCCAGCTTTTCCAGGAAGGCGTCCCGGTCGGTGTCCTCGCCAGCGGCGAGAAGCTCGGCGTAGGAGGAAATCTCCTCCTTGGGAACGAGCCTGGAAAGGGCGGCCTCCGGCGTTACAGCGATCACTGCGGGCGGGTTTTTTCCGCTCATCAGGCGAAAAAGGAGCGACACCCTGGCGCAGGCCGTCTCAGGCCCGTAGACCACGCCCCGAAAGGCCATCTGGTGATAGGGGGGAAACTCGGCGAGGTCAGGGGATACCCCGTCTGAAGGCGGCAGGAAAAATTCCAGGTCCGATAAAAGCCGTGAAATATGGCGCTTTGTGGGACAAAGTACAAGCATGGGACGGCGGAGGTCCCGGTAAAGGCGGGCCAGGAGCATTGCCGCAGCCCCCTCTCCCACCCCCGTGGCCCACAGGCCGCCCCTTCTGCTTCCAAGGGCCGCCGCCAGGTCCGAAAGACCCGGCGGCGCGTATTTTTCGGGTTCCTCCATTGTCTCCCTGCCCGGTTCCACCGGAGGCGAAAACTACTCCACACTTTGATGCATGTCAATCGGTTGCCTCTGGCCGCCCTATCTGATATGACGAGTGAAATTCAACATGGAGAGGGTTCATGGATCGGATAAAAATACTTATCAGCGGAATTCCGGGCAAGGTGGGCGTAAACCTTGCCGGGCATTTTCTGGCCGACGGGCGCTTCACGCTCCTTCCCGTGGCTCTCACCGGGCCGGGGGTGCCTGAGGAGCCCGTAAGCGTCTCCGGGGCGTCCATCGCCATCGTGGGGCCGGAAAGGCACCGGGAAGCGCTGTCCCGCCTGAAGGGCCAGGAGGGCGGGTTCATCGTCATCGACTATTCCCACCCGTCCGCCGTGAACGCCAACGCCGCCCTCTACTGCGGTCTCGGAATAAATTTCGTCATGGGCACCACCGGCGGGGACCGGGCTGAACTCAGCCGGACCGTGGAAAAATCCGCGTCCTGCGCGGTCATCGCCCCAAACATGGCCAAGCCCATAGTGGGCTTCACCGCCATGATGGAGTACATGGCGGAAAATTTTCCGGGGATTTTTTCGGGATGGGACCTGTCTATAAAAGAGAGCCATCAGGCGGGAAAGGCCGACACCTCCGGCACGGCAAAGGCCATGGTGGGCTTTTTCAACAAGATGGGCCTCGATTTTTCCGCCGACCGAATTTTTTCCGAGCGCGACCTGGAGCGTCAGCGCAGGGACTGGGGCATCCCGGAGGAGCATCTTACGGGCCACGGCTGGCATACCTATGACCTTACCTCGCCCGACAAGACCGTGAAGCTTTCCTTCACCCACAACATTTCGGGCCGGGACGTGTATTATCCGGGCACCGCCGATGCGGCGATTTTTCTTTCAAGGCGCGTGGCGGAGGGAAACCGGGGAAAGGTTTACTCAATGCTGGACGTCCTGAGGCAGGCTTAACGTCGCGCCTGTTTCAACGGGCTGCCAACAATAACGGAGAATATTCATGAAACGGATCGCCATTCTTGTCTCGCTCCTCCTCGTTGCAGGGCTGGCCTTTGCCGCCGACGGGATGTTTCCAGGGCCGGGCTGGAAGGAGAAGCCCAACCCCCTGGCAGGCGCGCACGCCCAAAGGGGCGGCCAGATGGCGAGCTTTCTGGGGCCATCGCCCAAGAGCCTCAACTACTACCTGGAATCAAGCTCGCTGGCCAGCGAGGTATTCGGCCTCATGTACGAGTCGCTCCTGGGCATGGACCCGGTGACCCTGGAATACATTCCGGGCCTTGCCGCCAAATGGTCCATCTCCGCAGACAAGCGCACCTATGCCTTCTATATGGACAAGAAGGCCAAATGGAGCGACGGCAGGCCCGTCACCGCCAAGGACGTCAAGTTCACCTTCGACGCCATACTGGACCCAAAGAACATGACCGGCTCCCACAAGGTGGCGCTCGCCCGGTTTTCCTCACCGGTTGTGGTGAACGCCTCCACCATAAGGTTCACCGCAAAGGAGGTCCACTGGAAGAACCTCCTGGCCCTGGGCGGTTTTCAGATTCTTCCGGCCCACGCCTGGGCGGGCCAGGACTTCAACAAGGTCAACTTCTCATTTCCGGTGGTTTCCGGGCCATTCAAAATGGGGGCCTACAAGCAGGGCGTCAGCCTCACCATGCTCCGCAGGAATGACTGGTGGAGCGCGGCATCCCCCGGCGCCAAGGGAACCTACAACTTCGACCGGCTTCATTTCCTTTTCTACGAGGAGCGCGAAAACGCCTTCGAGGCCTTCAAGAAGGGGGCTTTCGACCTTTATCCCATCTACACCTCAAGGATGTGGGTGAAGGAGACCACGGGCGAAAAATTCCAGAAAAACCTCATCGTCAAGCAAAGGGTGCACAACCATAACCCGGTGGGCTTCCAGGGTTTTGCC contains:
- the recO gene encoding DNA repair protein RecO; this encodes MEPVKTRAVPIRITPYAETDLIVSLFTESAGKVAVMARAAKKSRRRFGGSLELLGLADVVYARSARGGSLPVLSESVQLEAFEGIRRDVLRFALASLWAEILDKWLPEGECAEAVFTLFTGSLGALSQKPAEELAIVHAGFLARFLALAGMRPRLDACVKCGVRLPENATRTGFDLHAGGIVCRACGGASREVRAEALRFLDFASKTEPCSENAGCPEPALSQAVEIMETFVSHHLCEKLNSLAFLRKLR
- a CDS encoding DUF4115 domain-containing protein — translated: MKETGWEPNEPRVSFGSHLKAKREEKGLTLSDVSRKTRITQATLLLLEKEDWDSLPPPAFVKGFVKAYAEAIGADTEKILALYGKALLKALPPARKGFHAASATTWLIQLGVLAAFTLLVTVLVIMICLPGDEAERNPGAQKSMPPVRAAARTETQSGRLLHLRITAVSETWVRAMADGVEIRRFSLKPGQTISLTAKREFNLLVGSPQAVRLSLDGKPVTVAARAGQAVNVKLP
- a CDS encoding SurA N-terminal domain-containing protein, with amino-acid sequence MRQNAAKFFLPKASALFFLLAIAGFTASAVLPATARARLVDRAVAVVNNDIVKLSELDLAIAPYVREIRSQHLDYEEEQALIFKIREEAINGLIERKLVDQESLRLGIKVDEKDLDAYIEQLKQENSMTAEDLLAALKAQGMTMEGFRKAQRESLLRARLMEREVASRIVVTEDEIKKFYEEHRDRFEGKSTYHIWSLSADPAGGEEGAARLLEARTALAQAVSITDVGKRFGQGLPKVEVSDLGFWLLSDLAPFYQEKVAVMKEGDISAPLQTPTGQAVIFLDSVTKSSGKSLAEATPEIRRAIHNKAVNERYTTWVASLKKKAHIKVIR
- the mfd gene encoding transcription-repair coupling factor; translation: MEEPEKYAPPGLSDLAAALGSRRGGLWATGVGEGAAAMLLARLYRDLRRPMLVLCPTKRHISRLLSDLEFFLPPSDGVSPDLAEFPPYHQMAFRGVVYGPETACARVSLLFRLMSGKNPPAVIAVTPEAALSRLVPKEEISSYAELLAAGEDTDRDAFLEKLAWGGYTASLIVESPGEFSVRGGIVDVFPPGYTDPLRLEFFGDTVDSIRLFSSSTQRTIKKLDEAVILPAGEAVIAPENLPRVVNRVREEALTRGLSISQVRELIQKIKDEGRFPGIEAFLPLLYHRTTTVFDYLPPNMLCVAVEPAEFSDRAAQVLGKAEAYYETSIAEKRMCLSPSAAWLTASELEKNIKDFVALNVSAMPLNEPETEGGVKRVFSFSVADNQGLKHELSLSREHERPLAPLADRIAALVKAGAVTVLTVPGKEQAKRLESILLPYHVATARNWTPFGDLSGENPVRIALGRLSSGFQWVSEKLAFITDAEIFGSRRRTEKSVAERPRTELLDLGSLNQGDYVVHVDHGIARYEGLCTMKVNEVSADFLILSYKDNDRLYLPVDRSNLVQKFRGVSEAGPPLDKLGGGSWEKVKHKVKKDVEKIARDLLDLYAARKVRQGYAFSAPDEYFAEFEAGFAYEETPDQARTIDEVLADMEKGQPMDRLVCGDVGYGKTEVALRASFKAIADGKQVAFLAPTTILAEQHYRTFLARYRGYPVKVACLNRFRSAKEQKEIIAGISEGRVDIAIGTHRLISKDVEFRDLGLLMIDEEQRFGVSHKEKLKKFRATVDVLALTATPIPRTLNMSLSGIRDISVINTPPEQRRPITTYVTPFEDALVADAIRKELARQGQVFFVHNRVASIHAMARRLHDLVPEARFAVAHGQLPEDDLAKIMMRFIERQADVLVCTSIIESGLDIPAANTIIINKADHFGLAQMYQLRGRVGRGEDAAFAYLLIPPDTEMTRDAQRRLKVLMEHRDLGAGFAIAMSDLQIRGGGTVLGASQSGHVAAVGYEMYLRLMEEAVSRLKGEKVEEVLEPEISVDFDAFLPIDMVPDADQRLLCYRRLARMNEVSQVGSFMKELSDRFGRLPAPASQLLYKIMLKIMCRDAGVRRLDLAGIYLNLLFSPDHMARPQGILEMASQSKGTVKITPDGGIRVAIAGDDVRSRVSSAKNVLKELARRVNCKDSNGL
- a CDS encoding dihydrodipicolinate reductase yields the protein MDRIKILISGIPGKVGVNLAGHFLADGRFTLLPVALTGPGVPEEPVSVSGASIAIVGPERHREALSRLKGQEGGFIVIDYSHPSAVNANAALYCGLGINFVMGTTGGDRAELSRTVEKSASCAVIAPNMAKPIVGFTAMMEYMAENFPGIFSGWDLSIKESHQAGKADTSGTAKAMVGFFNKMGLDFSADRIFSERDLERQRRDWGIPEEHLTGHGWHTYDLTSPDKTVKLSFTHNISGRDVYYPGTADAAIFLSRRVAEGNRGKVYSMLDVLRQA
- a CDS encoding ABC transporter substrate-binding protein gives rise to the protein MKRIAILVSLLLVAGLAFAADGMFPGPGWKEKPNPLAGAHAQRGGQMASFLGPSPKSLNYYLESSSLASEVFGLMYESLLGMDPVTLEYIPGLAAKWSISADKRTYAFYMDKKAKWSDGRPVTAKDVKFTFDAILDPKNMTGSHKVALARFSSPVVVNASTIRFTAKEVHWKNLLALGGFQILPAHAWAGQDFNKVNFSFPVVSGPFKMGAYKQGVSLTMLRRNDWWSAASPGAKGTYNFDRLHFLFYEERENAFEAFKKGAFDLYPIYTSRMWVKETTGEKFQKNLIVKQRVHNHNPVGFQGFAMNMRRAPFNDLRVRKAMALLLDRPKMNATIMYNQYFLQNSYYQDLYSPPSSCPNPQTPFDKNAARKLLAQAGWKADPKTGILMKAGKPFRFQFLSRDASSGKFLSIYQQDLKDVGISMEIVVKDWAAWMKDMENYSFEMTWAAWGAGLFKDPETMWSSKEAARTAGDNITGFADKAVDQLIEKQKTLFSVAARHDICRKIDKLVFAQYPYALLWNIDYVRLLYWNRLATPDWVLSKYGDESSANALWWIDPDDQAAFDDALRKGTSLPARPGAVVFSKVFRQRAQLVPARIQPLT